One window from the genome of Chloroflexota bacterium encodes:
- a CDS encoding acyl-CoA dehydrogenase family protein, with translation MTIGFSLTEEQRMLQNLARDFARAEIAPVAEHYDRTAEFPWPVFEKARQAGLMNANIPFEYGGGGASLIEECLLAEELAWGCSGISTSLTINNLAALPILIAGNEEQKQGWLGRLTGKNQLAAYCVTEPGAGSDVAGIASTATRQGDEYVIKGSKTFISNASHADFHVVFAYTDKAKRYKGMSAFIVERDRPGFSVSKKFDKLGQRASDTAEITLDNVVVPESHRLGKEGDGFMIAMKVF, from the coding sequence ATGACAATTGGATTCTCTCTCACCGAAGAGCAACGCATGTTGCAAAACCTGGCCCGCGATTTTGCCCGAGCCGAGATTGCGCCGGTGGCCGAGCACTACGACCGCACCGCCGAGTTCCCCTGGCCCGTCTTCGAAAAGGCGCGCCAGGCCGGGCTGATGAACGCCAACATTCCGTTTGAATATGGCGGCGGCGGGGCTTCGCTCATCGAAGAATGTTTGCTGGCCGAAGAGCTGGCCTGGGGGTGCAGTGGGATCAGTACTTCGCTGACCATCAACAACCTGGCCGCCCTGCCCATCCTCATTGCCGGGAACGAAGAGCAAAAGCAGGGGTGGCTGGGCCGGCTCACCGGGAAGAATCAACTGGCCGCCTACTGCGTCACCGAGCCGGGCGCCGGTTCGGACGTGGCCGGAATCGCCAGCACGGCCACGCGACAGGGCGACGAGTACGTAATCAAGGGAAGCAAGACCTTCATCTCCAACGCCTCGCACGCCGACTTCCACGTAGTTTTCGCCTACACCGACAAGGCGAAGCGATACAAAGGCATGAGCGCCTTCATTGTCGAACGCGACCGCCCCGGTTTCTCGGTGAGCAAAAAGTTCGACAAGCTGGGCCAGCGCGCCTCAGACACAGCCGAGATCACGCTCGACAATGTGGTCGTGCCCGAGTCGCACCGGCTGGGTAAAGAGGGCGACGGTTTCATGATCGCCATGAAGGTGTTT